ATTTATTATTTGTAGCATCAACGTTGCAATGGGGTCCTCCTATCCTTTTCCAGGGGATGACAGATTGTCAGATTTAAACAAGGGCGAATTAAGATTTTCATCAGCCCTGCATCAACAAAACGGAATGACGTGTAAGGTTGTAAAGTCAAAGCTCACTGGTTTAGCATATACTGTCACTGCGGAATCACCTGCCTGCACTGCTGCACCATGCAATCCATTCTGCATTTCTAGTGAAATTAGGTACCGATTGCTGCCTGCTAAGCACACTGGTCCAGAGCTCAGGACTTCTGACGAAAGCGTCGTAAACACCGTAGTCAAGTGGTAACACGGAGCTTCAGCGGGAATTCAACAGAGAAGAAGAATCAAGCTCGAGTTAAGTTCCGAGGAACCCTGCTGTTCTCACTCCACAGCTGCGCTGTATCACTGATTCACTGCCTCAAGCACGTGCGCTGCATCAACGCCGGCATGACAATTCCCGCGCTCAGCCAGGATTTAGCAGGCAAGAGTCTGATTCAGGTGACAGCAGCTTCATCACGTTCGCACCCATCTATGCAGATCATCACGAGAGACGGTGCGAGCCTAATTCTCTACGTTGATCCAGCTAAACCAGGTGGCTTATGCACTCGTCTTTCTTTAATCAAGGTCCTCATGTTTTCAGCTGCATCCCACTTGCCTGACTCCGCGCTGATGTTAGACAGCAGAACATAATTCGAGGTCTTGCGAGGTTCCAGTTCAAATAACTTCTCAGCTGCAAACCGCGCGAGCTCGTCGTTCTTGTGTACCCGGCATGCTCCAAGCAATGCACCCCATACACCAGCATTAGGCTGGATCTGCATTCCCTGAACAAGTTTAAAGGCTTCACTCAGTCTCCCAGCTCTTCCAAGTAGATCCACCATGCAAGCATAGTGCTCAGCCACAGGCTGTAATGAGTGTTCTTTTGTCATCGAGTTGAAGAAACCCAATCCTTCGTCAATCAATCCCGCATGACTACAGGCTGACAAGACGCCCACAAATGTGACCTCGTCGGGTCGGACACCATTGGCTTCCATTTCCCGGAAAACTGAGATCGCCTCAGTCCCACGGCCATTAGAAGCATAGCCATCAATGAGCGCATTCCATGAAACAATATCCTGACCTGCCATCTCGTCAAATACTTGTCTTGCTTCTAAGATCCGCCCACACTTGGCATATGCTGAAATCAGGGCATTTCCAGCAAAGGAATCACTGATATACCCACTCCTGACAAGAAGACAGTGGAATTGCCTCCTGACTTGCAAAGCAGCCAAGTCCGCGCATGCGCTGAGACAACACGCATATGTAGACCAGTCAGCCATCTTTGCATCCCTTCTCATGAGCAGGAAATATTGGAGTGCTTCCAAACAGAGCCCATTCTGAACAAACCCGGAGATAACTGAATTCCACGATACTACATTCCTCTGATTCATCTTTCTGAATATACCTACTGCCTTGCGCATTTGACCATCTTGGGCATAGCCAGCAATCAGGGTGTTCCAAGAAACCATATCCTTGTTTGGCATTTGCTGGAACAACACCATGGCCTTGTCAAGCATTCCACAGTGGACATAGCCAGATATCATCGTATTCCAGCACACCGCATCTCGGACCTCGAGTGCATCAAAGATGTGGCGTGCGTCATCGATCATCTTGCTCTGCAGATAGCCATGCATCAGTGCAGTCTTCGCTGCAAAACTATCAAAAGGCATCTTGTTCAGCACATCCTTTGCTTCTTGGAGCTTCCCAGCACGCACTAATGCACTTATCATTGTCGTCCATGAAATTGAGTTCTTATCTGGCATCTCTGAAAACAATCTATAAGCCTC
This window of the Triticum aestivum cultivar Chinese Spring chromosome 5D, IWGSC CS RefSeq v2.1, whole genome shotgun sequence genome carries:
- the LOC123119423 gene encoding pentatricopeptide repeat-containing protein At4g02750 codes for the protein MAAAKATGVAAAATSAVFRSNQELTRLARSGQLAAARRLFDEMPHRNTVSYNAMLSALARHGRLADARRLFDEIPRRNLVSWNAMIAACSDHGRVADARELFDAMPARDDFSWTLMVSCYARAGELKLARETLDRIPGKKCTACYNAMISGYAKNGRFDDAVALLREMPAPDIVSWNSVLVGLTRNEKIVRAAKFFDEMPQRDMVSWNLMLEGYVRAGDLNAAAGLFERVPSPNVISWVTLLNGYCRAGRIGEARELFDRMPERNVVSWNVMLGGYLRLSQMDEAYRLFSEMPDKNSISWTTMISALVRAGKLQEAKDVLNKMPFDSFAAKTALMHGYLQSKMIDDARHIFDALEVRDAVCWNTMISGYVHCGMLDKAMVLFQQMPNKDMVSWNTLIAGYAQDGQMRKAVGIFRKMNQRNVVSWNSVISGFVQNGLCLEALQYFLLMRRDAKMADWSTYACCLSACADLAALQVRRQFHCLLVRSGYISDSFAGNALISAYAKCGRILEARQVFDEMAGQDIVSWNALIDGYASNGRGTEAISVFREMEANGVRPDEVTFVGVLSACSHAGLIDEGLGFFNSMTKEHSLQPVAEHYACMVDLLGRAGRLSEAFKLVQGMQIQPNAGVWGALLGACRVHKNDELARFAAEKLFELEPRKTSNYVLLSNISAESGKWDAAENMRTLIKERRVHKPPGLAGST